The window tcttaaatcttgactTAAAGGACGAGTCTATAATTTAAtacgataaaatactagaattCGAGTCGTAAACGTTTGTGTTcgtaaaagttctagttcaaaatgttcgcaaatggtccttacATTTATTGAGTTTATTTAATATGGGATAGgtttaaatagaaaatgatGGAAACCCTTGATAGAGAAACTACTATTCACCTCcttctccatctttcttctctctctctctaaaaacacatagttgcagccacattcacacacacaaaattcatcttttgattttgggttgttaaaccaaaatcgtttgtacttttagcatccttgtgataatcaaaacatatttctagaatcaaatctcaggtaacaacaacaaattttgagtttttgatcaaattaaaagtgtaattttcaagttaatgttcttgatgatttggtccaatttttgaatgaaaatcgtgttaatagttaataggtttgtgtctaaatgtgtttaataacatttttataaacaaatttgggtcataacatgctttaatctacaaaactcatttttgaaagtgagggaaaacttgttcttgatgtgccacaccttgttcatgttatagatggtcttgaaatcgttaaaagtgttaatggtagatgttattgtgcatatatgtactagttttatgttctaacatgtcccggaatcgatctagacctTCGTTTTGGTTGTGGCACTTGTTCAGCCCGTTCGGGATGATGGGATGGTCttggtgggacgatcttggtccccaagatcATCCTAGGCAGCTCCTTGGTATGTAGTTCTCGttcgttcgatcttgtgtggtgttgtgatgtGTTGTTGCGTTTAATaggtaactgatcctttggattggtttagctcaaacacttgttcttgaaacgatCATGAGTCTTGTTCTTGCCCATGAGATCATTGGGACGATCTTGTTCATGTCCATTAGGACGACCTTGAAGCCTTGTgtacctaaaacgatcttgaaccctAACTTATGAAACGATTCTGATTGTTGTCATGTAAAACGACTTTGAGCCCCCTTCCTTAGGGCGATCTTAGTCCCAGGTCAGAGGGACGATCTTGGGTCCTGTCAGCCAGGACGATCTTGTGGCAGCTAGGACGATCTGGAGCCTCTGAAACCCTAAAACGATcctgtaggacgatcttggaCATCCAAACCCTAGAACGACTTCGTGCAATCATAAAACAACATGTACATGTTCTATAACACACCATACTTAATCATTTAACACCAAACCaaattcataacatcattatcattcgattaaacacattaaaggcTACTTATTAACATCGAGCTAGTTCATGAGTCGATCTAAAACAACgaacaaagtgcaaaccctaattgagtacaCATAAGACATGTGCTATCTAAATTactaaagtacgagttctatgaacaGTTAAATTGAGTTCTCAAGGCTAAAGTgcattattaaagacatgttcaactcattaacacgataagtacttatgtgtgagttctaagacgttcagttcgagtccagttcacatacttaaagttcattgaaactcttttgagtcaaaacgtttaaagatcttcaaaggaccaaaccATCAGCTCATCAAGGATAtttcagtgaataattaatcacaagaactaatacatgtattcatctatgatcaatgacttgtgattaggttgacatcaagaagtacttggattcaaatagatataacctacttatatctgtgcttgttctctgtgcttgtacACTACGCTGTACCGGATCACtatgagtcttcgtagcccctttttctttacttatgttttggggtgaaaggaatacaaaatatgcttttatatatgccgtaactgctttcaTTGTTATTCTATGGCTGCTAGACTACTTTGTGACATattagccatgtcatgtttatgactgtgagtgcacgattgatacatactagccatgtcatgtttatgaatgtgagtgcacgattgatacatactagccatgtcatgtttatgactatGAGTGCACGATtaatacatactagccatgtcatgtttatgactgtgagtgcacgattgatttATTCTAGCCAAgtactgtaagtgcacgattatacACATTCTCATACTCATGTGCAAAGTTGGTCTCTAGCCACATCATTCTACTTTATTCTcgaattctattgacggcatgaatcataacttatacaacttattaatgttctcaaacctacgaactcaccaacctttgtgttgacacgtttaagtattcctttcaggtaatcaagcaaatcgtggctaggattggtagcatgggactcttagcaaactgcaggctaggttttgggagtttgcatgctttcgTATATGTttgatggcaatatgcctaactgtttcccctgcgtgggaacttaccTTGCACTTATTTGATTGCTTCTTTAAATTCTGTGTGTGATGACTTctattttgattatttgaactatgtaatcgattatttatgcttaatgtatgcactcatttagttttcctatgtaacatccatgtgcgcgtgtgctttatcttgcacccgagttttccgccgtagtcggggtgttacaatattaacttttttttaacttatgattttgataactaatacatattctttaaaaaaaatatataaatataatatgttttatcaAAATCTTTCTTATgtataattaaaataacatcttattattcattttaatttttgtgaGATAACTCATTTTAGGATAAATGAAAAAATACAATCAAACTTCTCATCATATTACCATGAATAAAAATGACCTATcaaaattatgatatatatatatatatatcaattgtCTAAAGGTTGACCTATAATGATAACATATTAGTACATGTATGCTTTAAATAACGTTATTTCAATAGTGATTATTTTAATGGATCATTTTCATAGTAATGTAATCAAAGTTTCAATTATACACAAATAAAGATCGATaaaatgtttgatggtaacATATTTGATAACTAATACATACTCTATTAGGTATCCTAATGAAAATGAATATCATATACTTGCTTTTGTCCAAAGTTCTTTCTATAATgataacatataaatatatgtataaagtaATTAACTTTATTTCAATATTAGTCATTTTAATAGACTGTTTCTATTCATAGTTATGTGATCAAAGTCTGAGTATACACGAATGAGGATCGATAAATATTTAATAGTAACATGTACCGCTCTATAACACGAGCTAATCGAGCTTGAGCTCTGGCTCCTAAACATGAAAACGAAACTCGAACTAAGTTAATCCTACAAGTattcaaataactatatatacgaGCTTCAAGCTTAATCTCGAATTGAGCTCCACCTACTAAACATGGAAACAAAACTCGAACTAAGTTAATCTTATAAGTattcaaataactatatatacgagcttcgagctcgagctcgaacaCTAATGAGTCGAGtagagctcgagctcgagctcaattttgaatatttatacGAGCTCGAGCTCAATCcgagtaataaataaacaaacaagccTAACTATACGGAAACTCGACTTGACTCGGCTCGTTCCCACCCCTAACTTTAGCGGGTGGGTTGGTGGCTTTGGCGGGTTTTGGCTAGCGAGGACTATCATAATTCGCGTATATGTGAGGTGTCTTTCATTATTGAACATCTTTTGGTAGCTGGATACAATTTTTGTTAgacaatataaaaaatttgtttgtcaTGTCTACACATTCATCGTCTAAACCTTAGATGTATTATTTAATACACATGacattaattatcattatcaataaatataatgatCTATCGTTTTATTACATATCTCCTACTCCTTTATAACAATTATTCACCCCTTATTTTAGAAAAgggttagaaaatagttagatgaGAAATTATtagattgcccttaataaacaacccttaaggaaagggttattagatattaccaacattacccttaatgaattaatttacactttaaactcttatcttctaaaatatcactatcaccattgtatcaacttacacggttagatcactcgacaccaattgtcgatgtcatcgatcaccacccgtcaccgacaccactaaaccaccgtcgtcgtcaccgccgccgcattgcgcgggtataaTGCTAGTAAATCATATagatttcattctttttatctttcatgacaaaaataaataaataaaggggTTAACAAGTATGCTACTAGCATCATACTTCTACCATGATTTTCAGGAGGGGTAAGATTTTATATTTACACACATGATTTTCAAGGGAGGAGATTGTGAGAGGGAAATTTAGAAGCAGACTGTTTCTAgcatcatttttgtttttcccaTAACTAAAACATTTAAACGAATTTATTAATCACTAAAAATTTCAATCGTTAGCATacaatgattttatttattttgaaaatataacttttatatttcgTGGAGGGTTAGATCTGATACGAGTATATGTCTATTAGATCCATGGTGTCGGGCAATGACCCTTTAACAATGACGTCAATGACCCGTGCCTTTAAGGTACGTGTTGCTATGAGGTTTTGTGTTCCGGCATTGTGGAAGACATAGGAAGTCCTTTTATGAGaacttgacttgggtatacccagatACTCAGGTTCAAATCTGGAGGGCAGAGTTtaccctattaatcgtcgtgtgTTCATGCAGATTAGTAGAGtttcccccattgggtatttaaaatagacaATTCTACTTCGACCAATCTCTCTAGTGCGGACCCGATTAAAATAACGTATGTTAAATCTTCCGTTATCAAGTCACGACACAAAATTTAcgacgaaattcacctttaaaaaaacacCATTGTACGGGTTTTAGAACATTTTAGCCgttaagaaaaaaaggaaatgtTACGTACTGCAACTTCTTcgaacttcttgaagaaaaaattttcattttatccctctaaattttaataaatgtataaactCGGTACGCGGGATGTGAGTGCCGTACCTAACATACGTACGTATGCTTTTCCCCTAAGAAAAAATAAGGGAACATCAACATACCTTTTTAAGGTATTTTAAGGTTAAGAAGCTCCCATATAAATTCTTCAATCATGGAAATTTTCCTTCCTTCCATCACTATTCATCACAAATTCTTCTTTTCATTAACTAAAACCCCTGCTTTCCATAGACCCTCAACAAATTCAACAAAACCCCATCATTATAAAGTCGTCCCTCACAAACAAAACACACTCCAAATTCAAGATTTCCAACAAAATTGGACCCTCAAAAGAACTTTATTTGAAAAACTCAAACATAAAGATTCAAACCCAGTTCAGATTCTTGAACAAGATGGTGATTGGAGTAAAGATCTTTTCTGGGCTGTTGTTGGATTCCTTAACCAAACCTCCAAATCAAACCACGTATTGCAGGTTGGTGTGTTtatttcatgtttttcaatgTTGCACACCAGGTGTATGATAAAATGtttgtatttctttttaactttttctttttaccagGTATTTGAAAAATGGACTAGTAACGATGATTCACGGGTTAGCGTGTTTAATTACGAGAGAATTGTGAGGTTATTAGTTGAAGAAGGACTAATAGAAGATGCAATATTGGGTTTGAATAAGATAAAGGGTGTTTACGGTGTGAAGTCGTGTTTAGAAATATATGATATGGTTATTTTTGGGCTAGTTAAAATGGGTCAATTTGATGATGCATTGGTTTATCTTAAGGAAATGGAAGATAATGAAATGAAGGCGAGTACCGCggtttataatgttttaataagAGCTTATGCTGAAAATGGTTTGTATGATGACATGGCAAAGTGTGTGAAAAGAATGGAAGTGAAAGGATGTTTTCCTGATCAATGTACTTATAATTTGTTGATTAGGACGTTTTCGTCAGCTGGATTGATTAAAAGGATGGAAAAGACGTATAGGATTGTGATATCGAAAAGGATGGATGTTGAAGATACTACCATGGTGGCAATGCTTGAGGCATATGCTAATTTTGGGGATGTAGAGAAGATGGATAAGGTTTATAGAAGGGTTTTGAGGTTAAAACCGAGAGTTTATTTGAGTGATGATTTGATTCGTAAAGTGGCTGTTGTTTATATAGAGAATTATATGTTTTCTAAGTTGGAGGACATGGGTATAAATCTTTATTCCAAAAGTGGCAACAACGATATCGTGTGGTGTTTAAGGTTACTTTCTCATGCTTGTCTTTTGAGTCGGACAGGAATGAAGTCTGTGGTTCGAGAGATGGAATACAAGAAAGTTAAATGGAGTGTGACAATTGCAAACATAATGTTGTTTGCATATgctaaaatgaaagattttgaaCGTTTTGATGTCGTGCTTTTGGAAATGGCGGATCGTAAAGTGAAACCTGATATTGTTACTTGTGGGATCTTGAGTGATGCACATGGCTGGGCGGTTGATAGGGCCGGTGAGCTGGGTTCTTGGAGAAAGATGGGATTTTTTAGGGATGTTGTGGAACTGAAAACCGATCCGTTGGTTCTTGCTGCTTTTGGAAAGGGTGATTTCTTAAAAACTGTTGAAGAACTAGACCAAATAAAGAGCAAAGATTGGACTTATGAGCATCTTATTAAGACGGTTAATCAACATCAACATAGAAAACAGATTAaggtataaataattttatgaaTCAAACAATTAGATATATGATCTGTAAATTTGTATCTATTTTCTGAAGACTTAAAGCATACAAACCAAGTCTTCAGAAACAATCCAAATTAAGTTATATTTACCATTAGTTAGCTATTGTTAcattgttaaaaaagaaaacagacCGAGTTGCAATGCATATGTGACTGACGTCGCCAGAAAAGTTTGTAAAAATCAACGTGATTTCCGTGATGCTCGATACATACTCCTATGACATGGGTTCGGGGTGGGGAGTGGGCTTGATAGGTGGTTTCTTGGAGTCTGGAGATTGATGATGAGATATTTACATTTGACAAAGGATTTACGGTTATTAAGAAATGTTCAAAGAGACCACACATGACGCAAAGTCCGGACTCCGGACTAGGGCATCTATCGAGATTGCATGACATGAACAATGCAGGTCTTGTTGAcaaattttatatcttttttgatTGAAAAGTTTGTTTCTTGATCTTATTGGCATTGTTTTCATATACAAGGTGTGATGGGATATGACATGATAGAGTGGTAAAATGACCACTAATATATGTCAACCATGATGATTATATAtagaatttataaaaatattttcagtttGACCCTATAACAAACGAGCACTACGAGCTAGTTGAACCCCCCattatatagttaaaaaaaatacttcatTATATATCATGCTAATAAACAAATTGATACTAAGAACCtccaaattatataaaacacattGTCAATCTGAGTTGTGTTAGTTTTTGTAAATACAACATTAGTTCATACATGATCATAATGAGATTATTCGAATTCAAGTAATTACACGAATTTATTGAATTTGATGACTTGAAATATAGTtacattaaaattttgaaaaaaaataaacaagtatCGAGCTCAAATAATAACGAGTCAAGTTGAACTCGGGTATAAACACACTTTTGAATATCTATATGAGTTCTGACTCGATCTCGatctaaataataaataaacaaagaagcaaaatttcttaaaactcaaacttttatttttgaacgTTTCTTAAAAACAGCAgccaagaaaaaagaaaaattaaaagtaatttacGTTTTAACCCTTTTAgttcataaattatataaaattcctcctaaattataaattatataaagtcaGTCAACTGCGAAATGACCattctattattaataaattaattaactctcttttttttattcattaatttaaacatctctatttaaaatacctataatattcttaatgaaataatttataacataaactCATCAAttcctaaaataactacactacaccttctacattaattatttttacaataataagcAAACCGCCACACCCGTTACGCCAACACCGCCGCCAACACCACACGGCCGCTACCATCACCACCgccgtattacgcgggtaaaatgctagttaaaaattttaaaaaaaaggtaaaatcgTACTTAATAAGCAAAATTAGTGCTGCTAGAAAGAATCAAAACAAGTGAAAACCTAAAACACAAAAGATTGCCTAGACTGACGGACGGACAGTCGGCCAGCCGTTGTAAACAAAGATGACGATGAACCCAATTACTTTCCGGCGTGCTATCTCTACTTCCCCTTTTCTCTCACACAGAATTAAACAAACAGGTTTTTCTGCATtattatacttattattattgcaattattactattatagaTACATTTAAATTACCTATTAATTACGAGTATATCATAAAGCTGGCACATTTAGTTTTACCCATTTCTGTTTATGATAAAATTGTTAAATTCTATACGGAAATGTTAAAATTAGATGA is drawn from Erigeron canadensis isolate Cc75 chromosome 9, C_canadensis_v1, whole genome shotgun sequence and contains these coding sequences:
- the LOC122582676 gene encoding pentatricopeptide repeat-containing protein At4g14190, chloroplastic — protein: MEIFLPSITIHHKFFFSLTKTPAFHRPSTNSTKPHHYKVVPHKQNTLQIQDFQQNWTLKRTLFEKLKHKDSNPVQILEQDGDWSKDLFWAVVGFLNQTSKSNHVLQVFEKWTSNDDSRVSVFNYERIVRLLVEEGLIEDAILGLNKIKGVYGVKSCLEIYDMVIFGLVKMGQFDDALVYLKEMEDNEMKASTAVYNVLIRAYAENGLYDDMAKCVKRMEVKGCFPDQCTYNLLIRTFSSAGLIKRMEKTYRIVISKRMDVEDTTMVAMLEAYANFGDVEKMDKVYRRVLRLKPRVYLSDDLIRKVAVVYIENYMFSKLEDMGINLYSKSGNNDIVWCLRLLSHACLLSRTGMKSVVREMEYKKVKWSVTIANIMLFAYAKMKDFERFDVVLLEMADRKVKPDIVTCGILSDAHGWAVDRAGELGSWRKMGFFRDVVELKTDPLVLAAFGKGDFLKTVEELDQIKSKDWTYEHLIKTVNQHQHRKQIKV